Proteins encoded by one window of Clostridium bornimense:
- a CDS encoding metal ABC transporter solute-binding protein, Zn/Mn family, protein MKKIFLIFITTIMMATFMVGCGKESGAQDNADNNSDTIKVLVSFHAMEELVELVGDEKVDVEVVIPEGTEAHDFEPTTKDIKELSKSKLFVYNGLGMEHWVENFLKNSNVEVVEASANVTTINNDGVIDPHTWLGLKDAIVELENIKNALVKIDSKNSTYYEKNYENAKKELESIYDEYKSKFDSIANNKFVTGHKAFGYLCREFGLEQIAIQGVFAEGEPSPAKLAELITYCKDNNIKTVFAEEIGSTEVAETLAREAGAKVETIETFEGEGDYIEGMQENLQKIYEALK, encoded by the coding sequence TTGAAAAAAATTTTTTTAATTTTTATTACAACTATTATGATGGCGACGTTTATGGTAGGATGTGGGAAAGAAAGTGGAGCACAAGATAATGCAGACAATAATAGTGATACAATTAAGGTATTAGTATCTTTTCATGCTATGGAAGAATTAGTAGAATTAGTTGGGGATGAAAAAGTAGATGTAGAAGTAGTTATTCCAGAAGGAACAGAAGCACACGATTTTGAACCTACAACAAAAGATATCAAGGAATTATCTAAGTCAAAATTATTTGTTTATAATGGACTTGGAATGGAACATTGGGTAGAAAATTTCTTAAAGAATAGTAATGTAGAAGTAGTTGAAGCATCAGCTAATGTAACCACTATAAATAATGATGGCGTAATTGATCCTCATACATGGTTAGGATTAAAAGATGCGATTGTTGAATTAGAGAATATAAAGAATGCATTGGTCAAGATAGATTCTAAAAATAGTACTTATTATGAAAAAAATTATGAGAATGCCAAAAAAGAATTAGAGTCAATATATGATGAATATAAATCAAAATTTGATTCTATAGCAAATAATAAGTTTGTAACAGGTCATAAGGCTTTTGGATATTTATGTAGAGAATTTGGATTGGAACAAATAGCAATACAAGGCGTATTTGCAGAAGGTGAACCATCACCAGCTAAATTAGCAGAGCTTATAACATACTGTAAGGATAATAATATAAAGACTGTATTTGCAGAGGAAATTGGAAGTACTGAAGTAGCAGAAACATTGGCAAGAGAAGCTGGAGCTAAAGTTGAAACTATAGAAACCTTTGAAGGTGAAGGGGATTATATAGAAGGTATGCAAGAAAACTTACAAAAGATTTATGAGGCTCTTAAGTAG
- the dnaX gene encoding DNA polymerase III subunit gamma/tau has product MAYKALYRVWRPQTFSEVVGQKHITTTIKNAVDSGRIAHAYLLCGTRGTGKTTTAKILAKAVNCLNPQDGDPCNECEMCQKISKGLAIDVVEMDAASKNKVENIRDIIEEVQIPPSEAKYKVYIIDEVHMLTIGAVNAFLKTLEEPPKNVIFILATTDPQKLPITILSRCQRYDFKRINHNDIKERLREIVTDSGILADENSLDFISRICDGAMRDAVSILDQCISMGDGAIRYEDVLSMVGMVTNDKLIELVDHIIDRDITKSMNLVDEIIFNGKDVGLLIKECITHFRNLLMVKVSNNPEELVDMSKENIAQLKEQSNKIRTEEIMRFINILNEADENTKWSKQSRVYIEIAIIKMCKIEFDTSPEMILARVNKLESSIRSGAININAQEGNVISNKNKKVKVNKTIVNEEKNEEDIERNLSTKLTLDDIKKKWNEVLELLKGRRLMSLYAYVSPGSPTSFKEGILDITFSPLYGFAKKNLDSNLEQRTKVEEIFTEVLKEKIRIRYMLDKGEEEKTKEQQLRELYGDSIEFIEE; this is encoded by the coding sequence ATGGCTTATAAAGCTTTATATAGAGTATGGAGACCTCAAACTTTTAGCGAAGTAGTAGGTCAAAAACATATTACAACTACAATAAAAAATGCAGTAGATAGCGGAAGGATAGCTCATGCATATCTTTTATGCGGAACTAGAGGAACAGGAAAGACAACTACAGCAAAGATACTTGCAAAAGCAGTAAATTGTTTAAATCCTCAAGATGGAGATCCTTGTAATGAGTGTGAGATGTGTCAAAAGATATCTAAAGGTCTAGCCATAGATGTAGTTGAAATGGATGCAGCATCTAAAAATAAGGTAGAAAATATAAGAGATATAATAGAAGAAGTTCAAATTCCACCCAGTGAAGCAAAATATAAGGTTTATATTATAGATGAGGTTCATATGCTAACAATAGGAGCTGTAAATGCTTTCTTAAAAACATTAGAAGAACCACCTAAGAATGTAATATTTATTTTAGCTACTACAGATCCGCAAAAATTGCCTATTACAATTCTATCCCGTTGTCAAAGATATGATTTTAAGAGAATAAATCATAATGATATAAAAGAAAGGTTGAGAGAAATTGTAACGGATTCAGGTATACTTGCAGATGAAAATAGTTTAGATTTTATTTCTAGAATTTGTGATGGAGCAATGAGAGATGCTGTAAGTATATTAGATCAATGCATATCTATGGGAGATGGAGCAATTAGATATGAAGATGTATTGTCTATGGTAGGAATGGTTACTAATGATAAGTTAATAGAGTTAGTAGATCATATTATAGATAGAGATATTACAAAATCTATGAATCTAGTGGATGAGATAATTTTTAATGGAAAAGATGTAGGATTACTAATAAAAGAATGTATTACTCATTTTAGAAATTTACTTATGGTTAAGGTTAGTAATAATCCAGAAGAATTAGTTGATATGTCGAAGGAAAATATAGCACAACTTAAAGAACAAAGTAATAAAATAAGAACAGAAGAGATAATGAGATTTATAAACATATTAAATGAAGCTGATGAAAATACTAAGTGGAGTAAACAAAGTAGAGTATATATCGAAATTGCCATAATAAAGATGTGTAAAATAGAGTTTGATACATCACCGGAGATGATATTAGCAAGAGTAAATAAACTAGAAAGTTCTATAAGAAGTGGTGCAATAAATATAAATGCACAAGAAGGAAATGTGATATCAAATAAAAACAAAAAAGTTAAAGTAAATAAAACAATAGTTAACGAAGAAAAAAATGAAGAAGATATTGAAAGAAATTTATCTACAAAACTTACTTTAGATGATATTAAAAAGAAATGGAATGAAGTATTAGAATTATTAAAGGGCAGAAGATTAATGTCATTATATGCATATGTATCTCCAGGAAGTCCAACTTCATTTAAAGAAGGTATCTTAGATATAACATTCAGCCCTTTGTATGGGTTCGCAAAGAAAAATTTAGATAGTAATTTAGAACAACGTACTAAGGTAGAAGAAATATTTACAGAAGTACTTAAGGAGAAAATAAGGATAAGGTATATGTTAGATAAAGGTGAAGAAGAAAAGACTAAAGAACAACAGTTGAGGGAACTTTATGGTGATTCCATTGAGTTCATTGAAGAATAA
- a CDS encoding YbaB/EbfC family nucleoid-associated protein — protein MAKGGFPGGFGGGNMNNLMKQAQKMQQQMMEMQKAIEEKEFVASVGGGMVTVSVNGKKDIQKVSIDPEVVDPEDVETLEDMILGALREAMAKADEETQREMSRITGGMNIPGMF, from the coding sequence ATGGCAAAGGGTGGGTTTCCAGGAGGCTTCGGCGGAGGAAATATGAATAATTTAATGAAACAAGCACAAAAAATGCAACAACAAATGATGGAGATGCAAAAAGCTATAGAAGAAAAAGAATTTGTGGCTTCTGTTGGTGGCGGAATGGTTACTGTTTCTGTAAATGGTAAAAAAGATATTCAAAAAGTTTCAATAGATCCAGAAGTTGTGGATCCAGAAGACGTAGAAACTTTAGAAGATATGATTCTTGGAGCTTTAAGAGAAGCTATGGCAAAAGCTGATGAAGAAACTCAAAGAGAAATGTCTAGAATAACTGGAGGAATGAATATTCCAGGAATGTTCTAA
- the recR gene encoding recombination mediator RecR — protein MDFYPIAIEKLIEEFAKLPGIGYKTAQRLTLHVLNLPQEEVNAFADALVKGRGTIKYCSVCGNYTEKDPCAICSNPNRDSSVICVVEEPKDIMAVEKVREYNGVYHVLHGNISPMAGRGPNDIRLKELVSRMNGEVKEVIVATNSTVEGEATAMYISRILKPLEVKVTRIAHGLPVGGDLEYADEVTLSKAIEGRTEI, from the coding sequence TTGGATTTTTATCCTATTGCAATAGAAAAACTTATAGAAGAATTTGCTAAGCTTCCTGGTATAGGATATAAAACAGCCCAGAGGCTTACATTACATGTTTTAAATCTACCGCAAGAAGAAGTAAATGCATTTGCAGATGCTTTGGTTAAAGGAAGAGGAACTATAAAATATTGCTCAGTATGTGGAAATTATACAGAAAAAGATCCATGTGCTATTTGTAGTAATCCAAATAGAGATTCTTCAGTTATTTGTGTAGTAGAGGAGCCAAAAGATATTATGGCTGTAGAAAAAGTAAGAGAATATAATGGAGTATATCATGTATTACATGGAAATATATCTCCTATGGCTGGTAGAGGACCTAATGATATAAGATTAAAAGAATTAGTAAGTAGAATGAATGGTGAAGTTAAAGAAGTTATAGTGGCTACTAATTCTACTGTTGAAGGGGAAGCTACAGCTATGTATATATCTAGAATATTAAAACCTTTAGAAGTTAAGGTTACTAGAATTGCACACGGGTTACCTGTAGGTGGAGATTTAGAGTATGCAGATGAAGTAACTTTATCAAAAGCTATAGAAGGTAGAACAGAAATTTAA
- a CDS encoding YaaL family protein has product MDFGFDKVYKAEKIKYEEEKREIVDSINEVQRDLETCRGLFEDSTDSSLLEFAIYYEAALKNKYDYLLKLAKIKNINVEFTYYNNLEEISNE; this is encoded by the coding sequence ATGGATTTTGGATTTGATAAAGTTTATAAAGCTGAAAAAATAAAGTATGAAGAAGAAAAAAGAGAAATAGTTGATTCAATTAATGAAGTTCAAAGAGATTTAGAAACATGTAGAGGTTTATTTGAAGATTCAACGGACTCATCATTATTAGAATTTGCAATTTATTATGAGGCTGCATTAAAAAATAAATATGATTATTTATTAAAGTTGGCAAAAATAAAAAATATAAATGTAGAATTTACTTATTACAACAATTTAGAAGAAATTTCTAATGA